The following DNA comes from Rhodocyclaceae bacterium.
TGCTTCCCATTCCAGGTGCCGCCCAGGCGAATGAGTTCACCGAGCTTAGCCCATTCGCGTGCGGTCAGCACGGCGCCATGGCCCATGGCCGGCTCGCCGTTTCGCTCGGTCGCCCAGCGTGTCGGGGTCAATCCAATCGGATCGAGGATGGTCTCCTTCAGAAAGGCGAATGCTGAACTGGGACCCCCGAGACGCGCTGCAAGTTTGCGGCGCATGAATTCGCTGAATGCGTAGAGGTGCACCTCGCTATAGGCGAATTGCGTCCCCGGGTCGGCGACAGCTTTCTGTGCGATCGCGAAGGCGCCCTTGTTCTCGACGGTTTTGTCGGCCCAGAGGCGGCGAGGGGCTTCAAGCCCGCTGGAAAAGCTGAGGAGGTGGCGGACCGTGATGCGCGACTTGCGCGGGTCGCCCTGCCACTCGCTGATCGTGTCAGCGACCCTTTCATCGAGGGTAAAGAGGCCTCGTGCCATGGCGACAGCGGCGACTGGTCCCCAGAAGCTCTTCGTACCAGACGCGATCTGGTAGGCCCTGTCCGCTGTACTTCCTTCGACGCCCTGCTCGAAAACAATGTTGCCGTCCTGCATGACGAGGAGATGCAGGCCCCCTGTTTCCGCCGAATAGACTGAGGCCGCGCGATAACGCGCGATGTCAACCGGGGGACCCAGTGCCACGATGGGGTTGGCGAGCTTGCCGGGCGTTACGGTTGTCTGTGCCGTTGCGCCTCCATTGGTGCGGCCCTGGCCGCGGCGATCGGCGAAGGCTGCGAATTCGGTGCGGTCGATGGCCCCGTCGCCATTGCGATCAAGGCGCTTGAAGGCATCGGCGCGCCTGACGGGTAGCTTGTCGAACTCGTCCTTTGAGATCCGGCCGTCGCCGTCGCTATCGAGCTGGGCAAAGCGTGCGTCTGCATCGCTTGTCTGCGCCATGACACCGGGGATTGCCGCCATGGACAGAAGGATCATGACCGTAAAGACGGAAAGCATGCGCGAATGGGATGTCATCTTGCTTTTTCGGTTGTATTGCAATGCGTGGCGCAAATTTTGCGCGCATGCCCCGGCGGCCACTGCAAATTCCCCCACCCGTGGCCGGGTCAAATTCCCCCACCCCGGAGACGGGACAGGCGGACTTTAATTGTCGGCTGAAGCCTTGGCAATGCGGGCGGCGGCCTCCTTCAGGCGCCAGCTCTTGCCGTCGAACTTGAGCAGGTGTCCGTGATGCATGAGCCG
Coding sequences within:
- a CDS encoding serine hydrolase, giving the protein MTSHSRMLSVFTVMILLSMAAIPGVMAQTSDADARFAQLDSDGDGRISKDEFDKLPVRRADAFKRLDRNGDGAIDRTEFAAFADRRGQGRTNGGATAQTTVTPGKLANPIVALGPPVDIARYRAASVYSAETGGLHLLVMQDGNIVFEQGVEGSTADRAYQIASGTKSFWGPVAAVAMARGLFTLDERVADTISEWQGDPRKSRITVRHLLSFSSGLEAPRRLWADKTVENKGAFAIAQKAVADPGTQFAYSEVHLYAFSEFMRRKLAARLGGPSSAFAFLKETILDPIGLTPTRWATERNGEPAMGHGAVLTAREWAKLGELIRLGGTWNGKQLVRPDLLAACFSSSSANQAYGLTWWLNKASLNPAATADDAGAVRRRSTERISADGIWPGQAPDIVMAAGAGQQRLYVWPSRGLVIVRYSNADMAAAVMSGDYSRMNFSFEDKRFFELLTGVR